The following proteins are encoded in a genomic region of Aquifex aeolicus VF5:
- the flgB gene encoding flagellar basal body rod protein FlgB has product MDLFRGVNLYKKYINFTWKRHKVLLGNLANADTPNYKRRDLIFFLEPPTIPLKTTHNKHVKNFRKFEERLVVFKNGLQGNDRNNVSIERELSEIVKNKLAYETYLKFAMGSLNTLNRVIKGRAE; this is encoded by the coding sequence ATGGACTTATTTAGGGGTGTAAATCTCTACAAAAAGTACATAAACTTCACGTGGAAGAGGCACAAAGTTCTCTTGGGAAACCTCGCAAATGCGGATACCCCCAACTACAAAAGGAGGGATTTAATCTTTTTCTTAGAACCTCCTACCATTCCCTTAAAGACTACACACAATAAGCACGTGAAAAACTTCAGGAAATTTGAGGAAAGACTCGTAGTATTTAAAAACGGACTTCAAGGGAACGACAGGAACAACGTGAGTATAGAGAGAGAACTTTCCGAGATAGTAAAAAACAAACTTGCTTACGAAACCTACCTAAAGTTTGCAATGGGCAGTTTAAACACATTAAATCGCGTTATAAAAGGGAGGGCTGAATGA
- the fliE gene encoding flagellar hook-basal body complex protein FliE, with translation MEVGKLGFIPKLFEVQQNVKGEDIVENFVNFVEWVNEKQLKSKKLKEAVLEGRDVPLHEIVIEAEKAKVALNLLIEVRNKLLEAYNELMKMQV, from the coding sequence ATGGAAGTAGGAAAACTCGGTTTTATACCAAAATTATTTGAAGTCCAACAAAACGTGAAGGGAGAGGATATAGTTGAGAACTTCGTAAATTTCGTGGAGTGGGTGAACGAAAAGCAGTTAAAGTCAAAGAAGCTAAAAGAGGCGGTATTGGAGGGAAGAGACGTTCCTCTTCACGAGATAGTTATAGAAGCGGAAAAGGCAAAGGTAGCCCTGAACCTTCTCATAGAGGTAAGGAATAAACTATTAGAAGCTTACAACGAACTTATGAAGATGCAAGTTTAG
- the fliF gene encoding flagellar basal-body MS-ring/collar protein FliF, with product MDKLREYLNLLKERFNALTPVQKALAVGIPLLLLSLGAVALIYLSQENYTVLYTGLSPDDLNAVVTELDKEGVKYKISPDGRTIYVPENVARELRLKLAAKGVPRKGIVGYELFDKSGIVLSRFQQLVNFKRAIEGELAKTIMSLDCVEFARVHIVLPEKSLFIREEEEAKASVFLKLKPGCELTPEQVKAIRNLVSGSVENLKPSQVVVVDDKGRDLTAYLDEEFKTNASQLKVKREFEKSLERKLQKTLEEVFGYGKVKVNVSAELDFSSMKKREELYDPDLTAVVSEQKKKERTTSTRAQGIPGTQANIPPATGRQGGGELITERKESITNYEVSKREIYFEDKTIKVKRISVGLVIDKDVKVNTEELKNLIIASAGLDPKRGDQVSIVSVPFVKPTVVAEKPKVPTYVYVAVALVSLVILGLVAFGLVKLLRRRPPAPTPAPAVPGVPPTVEEVRKKTPYEELLEIAKQEPEKVAMVLKKWLKEG from the coding sequence ATGGACAAGTTAAGGGAATACTTAAACCTTCTGAAGGAAAGATTTAACGCCCTGACACCTGTACAGAAGGCACTCGCGGTAGGCATTCCTCTTTTGCTCTTATCCTTGGGAGCTGTAGCCCTTATTTATCTCTCTCAGGAAAATTACACAGTTCTCTACACAGGCCTTTCTCCGGATGACCTGAACGCTGTAGTGACGGAACTCGACAAGGAAGGGGTAAAGTACAAGATCTCTCCGGATGGAAGAACGATTTACGTCCCGGAAAACGTGGCAAGGGAACTAAGGCTAAAGCTTGCCGCCAAGGGTGTGCCAAGAAAAGGTATAGTAGGTTACGAGCTTTTTGACAAAAGCGGCATAGTTCTTTCCCGCTTTCAACAACTCGTTAACTTCAAAAGGGCTATAGAGGGAGAACTTGCGAAGACGATAATGAGCTTGGACTGCGTGGAGTTTGCAAGGGTTCATATAGTTCTTCCCGAAAAAAGTTTATTTATAAGGGAAGAGGAGGAGGCAAAGGCCTCCGTTTTTTTAAAGTTAAAACCGGGATGTGAACTCACTCCCGAGCAGGTAAAGGCTATAAGAAATCTCGTGTCTGGGAGCGTTGAGAACTTAAAACCTTCGCAGGTGGTAGTGGTAGACGACAAGGGGAGGGATTTGACCGCCTATTTGGACGAGGAATTTAAAACTAACGCCTCTCAATTAAAAGTAAAAAGGGAATTTGAGAAGAGCTTAGAAAGGAAACTCCAGAAAACCCTAGAGGAGGTTTTCGGCTACGGAAAGGTAAAGGTAAACGTTTCTGCGGAGCTTGACTTTTCTTCCATGAAGAAGAGGGAAGAGCTTTACGACCCTGACCTCACGGCAGTTGTGAGTGAGCAGAAGAAGAAGGAAAGAACCACGAGCACAAGGGCTCAGGGTATTCCGGGAACTCAAGCAAACATCCCGCCCGCTACGGGAAGACAGGGAGGAGGGGAGTTAATCACCGAGAGAAAAGAGAGCATAACCAATTACGAGGTGAGTAAGAGGGAAATATACTTTGAGGACAAAACGATAAAGGTAAAGAGAATCAGCGTAGGTTTGGTTATAGACAAAGATGTTAAGGTAAACACGGAAGAACTTAAGAACTTAATAATAGCTTCCGCGGGATTAGATCCAAAACGTGGAGATCAGGTGTCTATCGTTAGCGTTCCTTTTGTAAAGCCCACGGTCGTGGCGGAAAAGCCCAAAGTTCCTACCTACGTTTACGTAGCCGTAGCACTTGTAAGCCTTGTTATACTGGGACTTGTAGCTTTTGGACTTGTGAAACTGCTAAGAAGAAGACCTCCCGCTCCAACGCCCGCTCCAGCTGTTCCCGGAGTACCGCCAACGGTAGAAGAAGTCAGAAAGAAGACACCTTACGAAGAATTGCTGGAAATCGCAAAGCAGGAACCCGAAAAAGTGGCTATGGTACTGAAAAAGTGGTTAAAAGAGGGCTGA
- the flgC gene encoding flagellar basal body rod protein FlgC, which translates to MMDIFNALDISASGMYAQRIRMNTVASNLANYESFKSDGTPFNRLVPVFEAVENLEDPSEVYVNVREIREVPGFKLIYDPENPNADERGYVRLPNIEPVKEMVDMITAVRSYEANLKAFSLTKEIFERTFEAWK; encoded by the coding sequence ATGATGGATATCTTCAACGCGCTTGATATAAGTGCCTCCGGGATGTATGCACAGAGGATAAGGATGAACACCGTCGCTTCTAACCTCGCCAATTACGAGTCCTTCAAGAGTGACGGAACACCGTTTAACAGACTAGTTCCCGTATTTGAAGCAGTTGAAAATCTTGAAGACCCTTCGGAAGTCTACGTAAACGTAAGGGAAATAAGAGAAGTTCCCGGTTTTAAGCTAATTTACGATCCTGAAAATCCCAACGCTGACGAGAGGGGATACGTGAGACTTCCCAACATAGAACCTGTAAAAGAGATGGTGGATATGATAACCGCCGTAAGGAGTTATGAGGCTAACTTAAAAGCCTTCTCATTAACTAAGGAAATCTTTGAGAGGACCTTTGAAGCATGGAAGTAG